One Purpureocillium takamizusanense chromosome 1, complete sequence genomic window carries:
- a CDS encoding uncharacterized protein (EggNog:ENOG503P2WN~COG:J~BUSCO:EOG092653KS), whose translation MVGTILRHLWAPRARRAVLSSSQSAASRALSTAASRHSSRPSPSSSRLSSSPSPSAVLSRLPPSPFPRFPTSLPSPRAFSTTAPRPKTLNQVLRGMRKGKRARHAVSPALSNLRCPALKGVCLRVGVVRPKKPNSGERKTARVKLSSGAVITAYIPGEGHNIQQHSVVLVRGGRAQDCPGVRYHLIRGALDLGGVANRTTSRSKYGTKKPKTATVG comes from the exons ATGGTTGGCACCATTCTGCGGCACCTCTGGGCGCCTCGCGCGAGGCGTGCCGTCCTCTCTTCTTCGCAATCAGCCGCCAGCCGGGCTCTTTCAACGGCAGCCTCGCGGCACTCGTCAcgaccctcgccgtcatcatcccgcctctcctcctcaccctcaccctccgCCGTCCTctcccgcctgccgccgtcgccgtttcCGCGGTTCCCCAcgtccctcccctccccgcgcgccttctcgacgacggcaccccGCCCCAAGACGCTCAACCAGGTCCTCCGCGGCATGCGCAAGGgcaagcgcgcgcgccacgccgTCTCCCCGGCCCTCTCCAACTTGCGCTGCCCGGCCCTAAAGGGCGTCtgcctgcgcgtcggcgtcgtccgcccCAAGAAGCCCAACTCGGGCGAGCGCAAGACGGCCCGTGTCAAGCTCTCCtcgggcgccgtcatcaccgcctACATCCCCGGCGAGGGCCACAACATCCAGCAGCAcagcgtcgtcctcgtccgcggcggccgcgcccaggACTGTCCCGGTGTGCGCTATCACCTCATCCGTGGGGCTCTCGACCTG GGAGGCGTCGCGAACCGAACGACAAGCCGCAGCAAGTACGGCACCAAGAAGCCGAAAACGGCGACCGTCGGCTGA